One genomic region from Rhizomicrobium palustre encodes:
- the gyrB gene encoding DNA topoisomerase (ATP-hydrolyzing) subunit B has translation MSEAEKQNDAERQLDADKASGNAEYGADSIKVLKGLDAVRKRPGMYIGDTDDGSGLHHMVYEVVDNGIDEVLAGYADRVDVILNADGSCTVRDNGRGIPTAIHPEEGVSAAEVIMTQLHAGGKFENNAYKVSGGLHGVGVSVVNALSEWLDLRIWRDDKEHYMQFRHGDAVAPLAVVGDAPGRRGTEVTFLPSSATFTKTEFDFATLEHRLRELAFLNSGVVIHFTDKRGVEPKEIKLHYEGGLEQFVKFLDRAKNSLISAPICTSGEREGISVEVALTWNDSYHETMLCFTNNIPQRDGGTHLAGFRAALTRVVTKYADEMASKKDKVALTGDDCREGLTCVLSVKVPDPKFSSQTKDKLVSSEVRPVVESIVLEKLGQWLEEHPAEAKNIVGKVVEAAAAREAARKARELTRRKSALDGASLPGKLADCQERDPTKCELFIVEGESAGGSAKQGRNRSNQAVLPLRGKILNVERVRFDKMLSSQEIATLITVLGTGIGREEFNPDKLRYHKIIIMTDADVDGAHIRTLLLTFFYRQMPQLIERGHIYIAQPPLYKATRGKSERYLKDERALEDYLIGEGTANASLTLHDGQVLTGADLIAIVDKARSTVNTLTSFPQHYPRFMLEQAAIAGAMDPDAMVNPEQAAALAATIAARLDTLSEETERGWHGETTSDGGLKFWREVRGVREAIALDGGLIGSTDARKLHRMTEDLKTIYQEAAALTRKDETKEVRSASELLSAVYEWGRKGLALQRYKGLGEMNAEQLYETTLDENARTLLRVKVEHADNADDLFTKLMGEVVEPRREFIQDNALSASLDV, from the coding sequence ATGAGCGAAGCGGAAAAACAGAACGACGCCGAGCGGCAGTTGGATGCCGATAAGGCCAGCGGCAATGCCGAGTATGGCGCAGACAGCATCAAGGTCCTCAAAGGCCTCGACGCGGTGCGCAAGCGCCCGGGCATGTATATCGGCGACACCGATGACGGTTCGGGCCTGCACCACATGGTCTATGAAGTCGTCGATAACGGTATCGACGAAGTGCTGGCGGGCTATGCCGACCGCGTGGATGTGATCCTGAATGCGGATGGCTCCTGCACGGTGCGCGACAATGGCCGCGGCATCCCCACCGCGATCCATCCCGAAGAAGGCGTCTCGGCGGCCGAGGTCATCATGACCCAGCTGCATGCGGGCGGTAAGTTCGAGAACAACGCCTATAAGGTTTCCGGCGGTCTGCACGGCGTCGGCGTGTCGGTGGTGAACGCGCTGTCGGAATGGCTGGATTTGCGCATCTGGCGCGACGACAAGGAACACTACATGCAGTTCCGCCATGGCGATGCCGTGGCCCCGCTGGCCGTTGTCGGCGATGCACCGGGCCGTCGCGGCACGGAAGTCACCTTCCTGCCCTCCTCCGCCACCTTCACCAAGACCGAATTCGATTTCGCCACGCTGGAACATCGCTTGCGCGAACTCGCCTTCCTCAACTCCGGCGTGGTGATCCATTTCACCGACAAGCGCGGCGTGGAGCCGAAGGAAATCAAGCTGCATTACGAAGGCGGGCTCGAGCAGTTCGTGAAGTTCCTCGATCGCGCCAAGAATTCGCTGATCTCTGCCCCGATCTGCACCAGCGGCGAGCGCGAAGGCATCAGCGTGGAAGTGGCCCTCACCTGGAACGACAGCTATCACGAAACGATGCTGTGCTTCACCAATAACATCCCGCAGCGCGATGGCGGCACGCATCTGGCCGGTTTCCGCGCCGCGCTGACCCGCGTGGTGACCAAATACGCCGACGAGATGGCATCGAAGAAAGACAAGGTGGCGTTGACCGGCGATGATTGCCGCGAAGGCCTCACCTGCGTGCTGTCGGTGAAGGTGCCGGACCCGAAATTCTCCTCGCAGACCAAAGACAAGCTCGTCTCCTCCGAAGTGCGCCCGGTGGTGGAAAGCATTGTGCTGGAAAAGCTCGGCCAATGGCTGGAAGAGCATCCAGCCGAAGCCAAGAACATCGTCGGCAAGGTGGTGGAAGCCGCCGCCGCGCGCGAAGCCGCCCGCAAGGCGCGCGAACTGACCCGCCGCAAAAGCGCGCTCGATGGCGCCTCCCTCCCCGGCAAGCTCGCCGATTGCCAGGAACGCGATCCCACCAAATGCGAACTCTTCATCGTCGAGGGTGAAAGCGCTGGCGGCTCTGCCAAACAGGGCCGCAACCGTTCCAATCAGGCGGTGCTGCCTTTGCGCGGCAAGATCTTGAATGTGGAGCGCGTGCGCTTCGACAAGATGCTGTCGAGCCAGGAAATCGCAACCCTGATCACGGTGCTCGGCACCGGCATCGGACGCGAGGAATTCAACCCCGACAAGCTGCGCTATCACAAGATCATCATCATGACCGATGCTGACGTGGACGGCGCGCATATCCGTACCCTGCTTCTGACCTTCTTCTATCGCCAGATGCCGCAGCTGATCGAACGCGGCCATATCTATATCGCCCAGCCGCCGCTCTATAAGGCGACGCGCGGCAAATCCGAGCGCTATCTGAAGGACGAGCGCGCGCTGGAAGATTATCTGATTGGCGAAGGCACCGCGAACGCCTCGCTCACCCTGCATGACGGCCAAGTGCTTACCGGTGCCGATCTGATCGCGATTGTCGACAAGGCGCGCTCCACCGTGAACACGCTGACCAGCTTCCCGCAACATTATCCGCGCTTCATGCTGGAACAGGCCGCGATCGCGGGCGCCATGGACCCCGATGCTATGGTCAACCCCGAACAGGCCGCGGCCCTTGCCGCGACCATCGCGGCCCGCCTCGACACGCTGTCGGAAGAGACCGAACGCGGCTGGCATGGCGAGACCACATCCGATGGCGGGCTCAAATTCTGGCGCGAAGTGCGTGGCGTGCGCGAGGCCATCGCGCTTGATGGCGGGCTGATCGGCTCGACCGATGCGCGCAAACTGCACCGCATGACGGAAGACCTGAAGACCATCTATCAAGAAGCCGCCGCCCTGACGCGCAAGGACGAAACCAAGGAAGTGCGTTCGGCGAGCGAACTTTTGAGCGCGGTCTATGAATGGGGCCGCAAGGGCCTTGCCCTGCAGCGCTACAAAGGCCTTGGCGAGATGAATGCCGAGCAGCTTTATGAGACGACGCTGGACGAAAACGCCCGCACCCTGCTGCGCGTGAAGGTCGAACATGCCGACAACGCCGACGATCTTTTCACCAAGCTTATGGGCGAAGTGGTGGAACC
- a CDS encoding LysE family translocator, with translation MLSAHSYLIYCTLYAICIAVPGPGVVAIVARALGSGFRSSIAAVLGTLVGDLVWMTLSAYGLAAVATAMGGYFLLVKYAGALYLCFMGYKYWRAEVSEMPELVPASSRQSFFSQLSVTLGNPKAMAFFLAILPTVVDLKKLSIFGYGQLVLATAVLIPSIMLAYAALAAQVRMFLTSRKARKTINRTAAVVMFGAGAGVAVS, from the coding sequence ATGCTTTCGGCCCATTCCTACCTCATCTACTGCACGCTTTACGCGATCTGCATTGCCGTGCCCGGGCCGGGCGTGGTGGCGATTGTGGCACGTGCGCTGGGCTCTGGATTCCGCTCCTCCATCGCGGCGGTTTTGGGCACGCTGGTGGGCGATTTGGTGTGGATGACGCTGTCTGCCTATGGCCTCGCGGCCGTCGCCACAGCAATGGGTGGATATTTCCTCCTCGTGAAATATGCGGGCGCGCTTTATCTCTGCTTTATGGGCTATAAGTACTGGCGCGCCGAGGTGAGCGAGATGCCGGAGCTGGTGCCCGCCTCGTCGCGGCAGAGTTTCTTTTCGCAGCTTTCGGTGACACTCGGTAATCCCAAGGCCATGGCCTTCTTTCTCGCCATCCTTCCCACGGTGGTGGATTTGAAAAAACTTTCGATCTTCGGCTATGGCCAGCTCGTGCTCGCCACCGCCGTTTTGATCCCCTCTATCATGCTCGCCTATGCCGCGCTGGCGGCGCAGGTGCGCATGTTCCTGACGAGCCGAAAGGCACGCAAAACTATTAATCGAACCGCAGCGGTCGTCATGTTCGGCGCCGGTGCAGGAGTTGCGGTAAGCTGA